In Oncorhynchus mykiss isolate Arlee chromosome 19, USDA_OmykA_1.1, whole genome shotgun sequence, the sequence AGGAGGGTGGGCGAGTTGAGGGAGTCCGAAGACTGATccccgctgctgctgctgcgcaGGTGAGCCTTCGAGCAGGACTCAGAGGATGGCGAGGGGCTCTCGGGCTCCAGCATGCTGGGGTAGGTGAATATGAGGCTGGGGGCGCTGGGTGTGGATGCTGGGGTGGAGGCTGCCACCACCGGGGTGTTGAGGCTGTCACTATCGCAGAAGATCCCACTACCTCCCCCAAGACAGATAGGCTTAATGACAGAGCGCTGGGACCTGCCTTCCACGTCGTCTTCTTGAGGTTCTTGCTTCACCACAACGGGGTTGATGGGGCCTCGGGGACCCAGACTGTTGCGCATGGTCAGAGGGAGAGGGGCACACTGCTGCTGGTGGTGGCCCCTCTGTTGGCGATCGTTGGGGGGCAGCTTGCACATGGGGTTGTGGGCCACCAGCATGAACTCCAACTTGTCCTTCTCCTTCTGCAGTGTCTCGATCTCTTTCTGTAGATCAGACTTCTCTTCCTCCAGTTCCTCAGTCTCCTGTAAACCACAGCAACAAAAAACAGCTGATAAGGACACTTTTTTTTTATCTTCAGTATCTGAAGGGTTCATATTCAGCTCAATTACAATTCTGGTGTATGGATTAGACAGCAAAGCCCCAACCACTGTTTAAGGTTCACATTGGTAAGTTTCTACATCACCTAATGCTACCACAAGAGGTCGCCATTTCCCCAAAAGAACCCAAAGCacattgtacagtgccttcagaaagtattcataaccctttACTTACTCCACATTCTGTTTTACAgtctgaattaaaaatggattagatgcaataccccataatgacaaagtgaaaatatgctTTAGAATTTttagcacatttattgaaaattaaatacagaaatctcatttacaaaggtattcacacccctgagtaaaTACTTACAGCGGTGAGTCTTTATGGGCAATttcagagctttccacaccttgattgtgcaccattttcccattattcttttcaaatgtatcattgctagacaaccatgttcaggtcttgccatagatttaagtagatttaagtccaaactcagacacaggaacattcactgtcttcttgataagcaactcccgtgtagatttagccttgtgttttaggctattgtcctgctgtAAGGTGAAgtcgtctcccagtgtctggtggaaagcagactgacctagattttcctctaggattttgcctgtgcttagttccatTATGTACATTTTTAATCCTGAAactcagtccttaacgattaaaagcatacccataacatgacgcaACCACCACTATGCGTGAAAATATtgagtgatactcagtaatgtgttggatttgcaTCAAACATAACACGTATTcagaacaaaaagtgaattgctttgccatatttttttttgctcattttttttctttagtgccttgttgcaaacaggatacatgttttagaatatttttattctgtacaggcttccttcttttcacactgtcaattaggttagtattgtggagtaactataatcttgttgatcaatcctcagttttttcctatcaTAGCCATTCAACTCAGTatctggcctcatggtgaaattacTGAACGGTttacttcctctccggcaactgagttaggaaggacggctGTATCTTTGTAATCACATGGtgaattgatacaccatccaaagtgtaattaataacttcatcatgctcaaagggatattcaatgtctgccttTATTTATTTTGAACCATCTACCGATAGGtgccctttgtgaggcattgaaaaacctccctggtttttgaggttgaatctgtgtttgaaattcactgatcaactgagggaccttacagatgttcaTTTGGGTACAGAGATAgaggtcattcaaaaatcatgttaacactATTGTATTATTGTGAGTCCATGACACTTACACAttcttactcctgaacttatttacataattccactgacattatggggtattgtgtgtactgaAGGCCAGTGACAATCtcagtttaatccattttaaattcaggctgtaagacaacatttggaaaaagtctaggggtatgaatactttctgaaggtactataAGTTTGCTAAGGAAAAGAGTTGAGATACAGCAAAAGGGCAATCAATACACATCTTGGTGGTGTGACCGTTATCCTGATACTAAAAGTAATTCCTATTACAACTttgtccccccccaaaaaaacacatttatgtTTAAGGTTGTTGTTCTCAGATGGAGTTCCGTGATGTAACACGCAAAACACAGCGCGTTTCCTCTAGCGTAATGTGTCATTAATGTGTCACGGACCCAGCAGACAAAGACAGACCCTTTGAAGCCTGTAGTCACCAGATCGGGAGGGCAGAAAACAGATAAGTCACAGGCCTGTCTGAGAACTTTGTTTCCTACTTTCTCATATCTTTGTGTTGGAGACAAACTAGcagacccccccaccccaaaaaaatAGGAGCAATAGAACAAGATAGATAAGTTTGCTGACATAGCTGGAATATGACACTTCCTTATTTGGTAATTCAACTAAGAGttgtgtgtggtggagggaaggCGTTTTTGCTGGAAGCAGTTGGAGGGTGTAGCCATGGATTCGTCAAAATTGCATGGGATAGTAAGAGATGAAACTCCCACTTTATAAAACATCTCCCATTCATAATGACAGCTGCCTGCAGCACATTCCTTTCCTGTTTCTTTTGTAATTGAGCTAATGAGTCTAATTGGTGCTGTCTGCTTAGCTAGGAGGGTTAGGGCCCAGCCCTGTCCATGTCTACAGCTGTCTGCACCCAGACAAAAACCCTTACATCCACTGTCAGCACGACTTAGTGCTAATAGCTAAAGTCCTCCGAGAGACCTAGACAAACCAGTGTCGCAAGGTTCTGGTTTGAGGTCGACGCATAAATACGTGCAACACTGTTTGAGAAGTGTTAGTGAACTGAGCTGAACATGAAACTGTTCTGCACAAGGGAATATGTTTTTCCCCCCTTTGGTGCCTCGTTTGTACTGCAAGTGCACAACATATGAAGAATTGTAGCAACTAAGTTAACAAATAGAGAGTCTCTGGAATTTAAACTGACAGGGGCgtatgtatgtgcatgtgtgtacgcGTAGGAGAGTGTGTTGTGCAGTTGTCTAACTAACCCCTTGGAGCATCTCGGTGAGCTCTCGTCTGCGATTGCGGCACTTGGCGGCTGCCAATTTGTTCCTCTCGCgcctcaccctcctcttctcctcttcctcaggGGTAAGCTGAGGGCAAAAAGAACACTGAGTTGTCATTAACACTTAAGCTGAACAGAACAAACAAGTAGAGAAGATTTGGGTTTACAACTATAAGCCATCATCGTCAAAATCGCCAAATTCCTCACATCTTGGTACTTTGAAAGTAGAACTCTGTTTTACAATATTAGAAGatattttaaaat encodes:
- the LOC110497480 gene encoding fos-related antigen 2 isoform X2; this encodes MPGSSSAFIPTINAITTSQDLQWMVQPTVITSMSNPYSRSHPYSHHLSNSPGLLGHTALARPGVIRSVGDTRVRRRRDEQLTPEEEEKRRVRRERNKLAAAKCRNRRRELTEMLQGETEELEEEKSDLQKEIETLQKEKDKLEFMLVAHNPMCKLPPNDRQQRGHHQQQCAPLPLTMRNSLGPRGPINPVVVKQEPQEDDVEGRSQRSVIKPICLGGGSGIFCDSDSLNTPVVAASTPASTPSAPSLIFTYPSMLEPESPSPSSESCSKAHLRSSSSGDQSSDSLNSPTLLAL
- the LOC110497480 gene encoding fos-related antigen 2 isoform X1: MYQDYSVNYDTSSRGSSTSPARPESFTSGSSTIGSPISTSSYQKYRADMPGSSSAFIPTINAITTSQDLQWMVQPTVITSMSNPYSRSHPYSHHLSNSPGLLGHTALARPGVIRSVGDTRVRRRRDEQLTPEEEEKRRVRRERNKLAAAKCRNRRRELTEMLQGETEELEEEKSDLQKEIETLQKEKDKLEFMLVAHNPMCKLPPNDRQQRGHHQQQCAPLPLTMRNSLGPRGPINPVVVKQEPQEDDVEGRSQRSVIKPICLGGGSGIFCDSDSLNTPVVAASTPASTPSAPSLIFTYPSMLEPESPSPSSESCSKAHLRSSSSGDQSSDSLNSPTLLAL